A genomic segment from Fodinicola acaciae encodes:
- a CDS encoding LysR family transcriptional regulator: protein MSNKRHAAVDNQELWMELDLGAVRAFVAIADDGFFGDAADRLGVSQQAVSKRIGKLETDLGAALLFRSRHGTSLTDDGRAFLGHARTLLDLADRAIEVIHARRRPLRVDVLSSRSAPADIVRRFHESTDDLPVDLAFSHRGMRHALPGLVDGTVDAAFARPVGPLDKDLLATPALLDPMHLLVSRRHRLAGRRRVRMAELAGTTVWIPGAVDPETEWADYYRAFEPKFDIKVDTTGPNFGFDHYVETIARSPDRYCLVGQRSRVPWNPDVVQIPLVDPAPAYPWTVIWHTQNRHPDLATFVAYVRENYRWSDEVWIPEADRGFFSG, encoded by the coding sequence ATGTCCAACAAGAGACACGCTGCGGTGGACAACCAGGAGTTGTGGATGGAGCTCGACCTCGGTGCCGTACGCGCCTTCGTGGCGATCGCCGACGACGGCTTTTTCGGCGACGCGGCCGACCGGCTCGGAGTCAGCCAGCAGGCGGTCTCGAAGCGGATCGGCAAGCTGGAGACCGATCTGGGCGCCGCGCTGCTGTTCCGGTCGCGGCACGGCACCTCGCTCACCGACGACGGCCGCGCGTTTCTCGGTCACGCGCGGACGCTGCTCGACCTGGCCGATCGCGCAATCGAGGTCATTCACGCGCGGAGGCGGCCGTTGCGGGTCGATGTGCTGAGCTCGCGGTCAGCACCGGCCGACATCGTCCGCCGCTTTCACGAGTCCACCGACGACCTGCCGGTCGACCTCGCGTTTTCCCACCGTGGCATGCGACACGCGCTGCCTGGTCTCGTCGACGGCACCGTCGACGCGGCGTTCGCGCGGCCGGTCGGTCCGCTCGACAAGGACCTGTTGGCCACGCCCGCTCTCCTCGACCCCATGCACCTGCTGGTCAGCCGCCGGCACCGGCTGGCCGGGCGGCGGCGCGTACGGATGGCGGAGCTGGCCGGCACGACCGTCTGGATCCCCGGCGCCGTCGACCCGGAAACCGAGTGGGCCGACTACTATCGCGCGTTCGAGCCGAAATTCGACATCAAGGTCGACACCACCGGGCCAAACTTCGGCTTCGACCATTACGTCGAGACGATCGCGAGAAGTCCCGACCGCTATTGCCTCGTCGGCCAGCGATCGCGCGTGCCGTGGAATCCGGACGTGGTGCAGATCCCGCTGGTCGATCCGGCTCCGGCATATCCGTGGACGGTGATCTGGCACACCCAGAACCGCCACCCCGACCTGGCGACTTTCGTCGCGTACGTGCGAGAAAACTACCGGTGGTCGGACGAGGTCTGGATCCCGGAGGCCGACCGCGGGTTTTTCAGCGGCTAG
- the dnaE gene encoding DNA polymerase III subunit alpha has translation MLDGAARIAPLLAEAERLGMPAIAMTDHGNLSGADEFFQQARKTAVKPIIGIEAYVAPASRFHKKPVAWGSGDGDDVAGGGAYTHLTMLAENATGLRNLFRLSSLASIDGYYRKPRMDRELIGQHAAGIIATTGCPSGEVQTRLRLGQPEEALRAAADCRDIFGQDNYFLELMDHGLAIERSVRSGLLDVGRKLGLRPLATNDSHYVTRDQSAAHAALLCVQSGKTLDDPKRFAFDGDGYFLKSAAEMRDIWDTEVPGATDASLLIAERVQPYDEVYAHRDRMPKVIVPDGHDETSWLRHQVAEGLKWRLPDGVPPAYAQRAEFEIGIIAQTGFAAYFLIVADLMSHARAQGIRVGPGRGSAAGSLVAYALGITNLDPLELGLLFERFLNPERVSMPDIDMDFDDRRRAEMISYATEKYGSDRVAQVITFGRIKTKAAIKDAARVHYGQSGFAIADRMSKALPPPVAAKDIPLSGIVDKSHERYGEAAEVRALIDNDRDVAKIFDTARGLEGLVRNAGVHACAVIMSAEPLIDTIPLWRRDDGAIITGWDYPSCEAIGLLKMDFLGLRNLTVIGDAIDNVRENRGEEIDLDRLTLDDRRTYELLARGESLGVFQLDGTAMRELLRRMGPTGFDDIIAVNALYRPGPMAMNTHNNYADRKNGRQPVVPIHPELAEPLADILAETHGLLVYQEQIMLVAQRVAGYSMGRADVLRRAMGKKKKEVLEKEFEGFHAGMRDNGFSDAAVRALWDTILPFAGYAFNKSHAAGYALVGYWTAYLKANYPAEYMAALLTSVGDNKDKSAVYLSECRRLGIRVLPPDVNESGLRFAAVSNDIRFGLGAVRNVGANVVDSIIDTRTRKGKYASFSDFLDKADVVTCNKRTVESLIKAGAFDSLGHRRLALVRIHEDAVDAVVPVKRQATLGQFDLFGDSLRLPVGDEEYPRKQLLAYEREMLGLYVSAHPLDGTEAMLRAYAPRPIAAILDSPPRSGDLAVAGLITAVDRRVNKKGEPWAICTVEDLDAAIEVLFFPKSYAVNSAELVEDNAVAVRGRVNWREERMSVFGDSVTTLDAGQRPIELVAAAEKVDENMIEELRQVLVAHRGDTPVRLRLVAGRDRKLFALPQYPVSVTSMLMSELKTLPGISVS, from the coding sequence ATGCTGGACGGCGCGGCGCGGATCGCGCCGCTGCTGGCCGAGGCCGAGCGGCTCGGCATGCCGGCGATCGCCATGACCGACCACGGCAACCTGTCTGGCGCCGACGAGTTTTTCCAGCAGGCACGCAAAACCGCGGTCAAACCGATCATCGGCATCGAGGCGTACGTGGCGCCGGCCAGCCGCTTCCACAAGAAGCCGGTGGCGTGGGGAAGTGGTGACGGTGACGACGTGGCCGGTGGCGGCGCATACACGCACCTGACCATGCTGGCCGAAAACGCGACCGGCCTGCGCAATCTGTTCCGGCTGTCGTCGCTGGCCAGCATCGACGGCTATTACCGGAAGCCGCGGATGGACCGCGAGCTGATCGGCCAGCACGCGGCCGGCATCATCGCCACCACCGGCTGCCCTTCTGGCGAGGTGCAGACGCGGTTGAGGCTCGGCCAGCCGGAGGAGGCGCTCCGTGCGGCGGCCGACTGTCGCGACATTTTCGGCCAGGACAACTACTTCCTGGAGCTGATGGATCACGGCCTGGCCATCGAGCGGTCGGTACGCAGCGGCTTGCTGGACGTCGGCCGGAAGCTCGGCCTGCGTCCGCTGGCGACCAACGACTCGCATTATGTGACCAGAGACCAGTCGGCCGCGCACGCCGCTCTGCTGTGCGTACAGTCCGGCAAGACGCTCGACGATCCGAAACGCTTCGCCTTCGACGGCGACGGCTATTTTCTCAAGTCGGCGGCCGAAATGCGCGACATCTGGGACACCGAGGTGCCTGGCGCGACCGACGCGAGCCTACTGATCGCCGAGCGCGTGCAGCCATACGACGAGGTGTACGCACACCGTGACCGGATGCCGAAAGTCATTGTGCCGGACGGTCATGACGAGACGAGCTGGCTGCGTCACCAGGTCGCCGAAGGCCTGAAATGGCGATTGCCGGACGGTGTGCCGCCCGCGTACGCGCAGCGAGCGGAGTTCGAGATCGGCATCATCGCGCAGACCGGGTTCGCCGCGTATTTCCTGATCGTCGCCGATCTGATGAGCCACGCGCGCGCTCAGGGCATCCGAGTCGGTCCCGGCCGTGGCTCGGCGGCCGGCTCGCTGGTCGCGTACGCGCTCGGCATCACCAACCTCGACCCGCTCGAGCTCGGCCTGCTGTTCGAGCGCTTCCTCAATCCGGAGCGCGTGTCGATGCCCGACATCGACATGGACTTCGACGACCGTCGGCGCGCCGAGATGATCAGCTATGCCACCGAAAAGTACGGATCAGACCGGGTCGCGCAGGTCATCACCTTCGGCCGGATCAAGACCAAGGCGGCCATCAAGGACGCCGCTCGTGTCCACTATGGACAGTCGGGTTTCGCGATCGCCGACCGGATGTCGAAGGCGTTGCCGCCGCCGGTCGCGGCCAAGGACATTCCGTTGTCCGGCATTGTCGACAAGTCTCACGAGCGTTACGGTGAGGCCGCCGAGGTGCGAGCGCTCATCGACAACGACCGCGATGTCGCCAAAATCTTCGACACCGCTCGGGGTTTGGAAGGACTGGTGCGCAATGCCGGCGTGCATGCGTGCGCGGTCATCATGTCCGCGGAGCCGCTGATCGACACCATTCCGTTGTGGCGGCGCGACGACGGTGCGATCATCACCGGCTGGGACTATCCGTCCTGCGAGGCCATCGGCCTGCTGAAGATGGATTTCCTCGGCCTGCGCAACCTCACGGTGATCGGCGACGCCATCGACAACGTCAGGGAAAACCGTGGCGAGGAGATCGATCTCGACCGGTTGACGCTGGACGACCGCCGGACGTACGAACTGCTGGCACGCGGCGAAAGTCTCGGCGTCTTCCAGCTGGACGGCACGGCCATGCGCGAGCTGCTACGGCGGATGGGGCCGACCGGGTTCGACGACATCATCGCGGTGAACGCGTTGTATCGGCCGGGGCCGATGGCGATGAACACGCACAACAACTACGCCGACCGGAAAAACGGCCGGCAGCCGGTGGTGCCGATCCACCCGGAGCTGGCCGAGCCGCTGGCCGACATCCTCGCCGAGACGCACGGCCTGCTCGTCTACCAGGAGCAGATCATGCTGGTCGCGCAACGGGTCGCCGGCTATTCGATGGGTCGCGCGGACGTCCTGCGCCGCGCGATGGGCAAGAAAAAGAAGGAGGTGCTGGAAAAGGAGTTCGAGGGCTTCCACGCCGGCATGCGCGACAACGGCTTCTCCGACGCGGCCGTACGCGCACTCTGGGACACGATCCTGCCGTTCGCCGGCTATGCATTCAACAAGTCGCATGCCGCCGGCTATGCGCTGGTCGGCTATTGGACGGCGTATCTGAAAGCCAACTATCCAGCCGAATACATGGCCGCACTGCTGACCAGCGTCGGCGACAACAAGGACAAGTCGGCGGTCTATCTGTCGGAGTGTCGCCGGCTCGGCATCCGCGTGCTGCCACCGGACGTCAACGAGTCCGGCCTACGGTTCGCCGCCGTCAGCAACGACATCCGCTTCGGCCTCGGCGCGGTCCGTAACGTTGGCGCCAATGTCGTCGACTCGATCATCGACACGCGTACGCGCAAAGGAAAATACGCCTCCTTCTCCGACTTCCTCGACAAGGCCGACGTGGTGACCTGCAACAAGCGGACCGTCGAGTCGCTGATCAAGGCCGGTGCGTTCGACTCGCTCGGTCATCGCCGGCTCGCTTTGGTGCGGATCCACGAAGACGCGGTCGACGCGGTCGTGCCGGTGAAACGACAGGCGACGCTCGGCCAGTTTGACCTTTTCGGCGACTCCCTGCGGTTGCCGGTCGGCGACGAGGAATATCCGCGAAAGCAGTTGCTCGCGTACGAACGAGAGATGCTCGGCCTCTATGTGTCGGCACATCCTTTGGATGGCACCGAAGCGATGTTGCGCGCGTACGCCCCGAGGCCGATCGCCGCGATCCTCGACAGTCCACCGAGATCAGGTGACCTCGCGGTCGCCGGCCTGATCACCGCGGTGGACCGGAGGGTCAACAAGAAAGGAGAGCCGTGGGCCATCTGTACGGTCGAGGATCTCGACGCCGCCATCGAAGTGCTGTTCTTTCCGAAGTCCTATGCTGTCAACTCGGCGGAGCTGGTCGAGGACAACGCGGTCGCCGTACGCGGTCGGGTCAACTGGCGAGAGGAACGCATGTCGGTTTTCGGCGACAGTGTGACCACCCTGGACGCCGGCCAACGGCCGATCGAACTCGTTGCCGCGGCGGAGAAAGTCGACGAGAACATGATCGAGGAGCTGCGCCAGGTGCTGGTCGCACATCGCGGCGACACGCCCGTACGCCTGCGGCTGGTCGCCGGCCGCGACCGGAAACTCTTTGCCCTGCCGCAATATCCGGTGTCGGTCACGTCGATGCTGATGAGCGAGCTGAAAACCCTGCCGGGGATCAGCGTGTCGTAG
- a CDS encoding rhodanese-like domain-containing protein → MTRTIADVLEDARSGLARLTPEQTFAAVADGAVLVDIRPAAQRAPSGEVPGALIVERNVLEWRFDPASDARLPQAVDHDVFVIILCEEGYTSSLAAAALQDLGLHKATDVAGGFIAWKAAGLPTTR, encoded by the coding sequence ATGACGCGCACCATCGCCGACGTGCTGGAAGACGCGCGGTCCGGACTCGCGCGGCTCACGCCGGAGCAGACCTTCGCCGCGGTCGCCGATGGCGCGGTGCTGGTCGACATCCGGCCGGCCGCGCAGCGCGCCCCTTCCGGCGAGGTGCCAGGTGCGCTGATCGTCGAGCGTAACGTGCTGGAGTGGCGCTTTGACCCGGCCAGCGACGCTCGCCTGCCGCAGGCGGTCGACCACGACGTGTTTGTCATTATTCTTTGCGAAGAAGGCTACACGTCGAGTCTGGCCGCCGCTGCCCTGCAGGATTTGGGGCTGCACAAGGCAACCGACGTGGCCGGTGGGTTCATCGCGTGGAAGGCCGCAGGGCTGCCTACGACACGCTGA
- a CDS encoding cysteine dioxygenase, with amino-acid sequence MSTVPLELYLLSPSALTRTAITRKVSALAADTDRWLPLLRYSTDQRWYAQLESNPFYDAWLLSWTPGQSTELHDHGGSSGAFTVLSGTLREVVVSGGLPRHLDRPAGATVSFGPKYVHDVGHTGDGPAASLHVYSPPLSRMNYYAVESNQLVRTRTELTDTPEKGWAKHPALVS; translated from the coding sequence TTGTCCACCGTCCCACTTGAGCTCTATCTGCTCTCGCCGTCCGCACTGACCCGTACGGCCATCACGCGCAAGGTCAGCGCGCTCGCCGCCGACACCGACCGCTGGCTGCCACTGCTGCGCTATTCGACCGACCAGCGGTGGTACGCGCAGCTGGAGAGCAACCCGTTCTACGACGCCTGGCTGCTGTCGTGGACCCCCGGCCAGTCCACCGAGCTGCACGACCACGGCGGCTCGTCCGGCGCGTTCACCGTGCTCAGCGGCACGCTGCGCGAGGTCGTGGTGTCCGGCGGCCTGCCCCGCCACCTCGACCGGCCGGCCGGCGCGACGGTCAGCTTCGGACCGAAGTACGTGCACGACGTCGGCCACACCGGCGACGGTCCGGCGGCCAGCCTGCACGTCTATTCGCCGCCGCTGTCCCGGATGAACTACTACGCGGTCGAGAGCAACCAGCTCGTACGCACGCGCACCGAGCTCACCGACACGCCGGAAAAGGGCTGGGCCAAGCATCCGGCGCTGGTCTCATGA
- the purF gene encoding amidophosphoribosyltransferase — protein sequence MTNDLDPQDRGPQDACGVFGVWAPGEEVSKLTYFALYALQHRGQEAAGMAVSDGSSVVVYKELGLVSQVFDETTLTSLRGHLAIGHNRYSTTGGPTWENSQPTLRSTSTGTTVALAHNGNLVNTAELATEAEKQTGVQMSGPDATSDTAILATLLSAHPDLSVEAAALKVLPTVRGAFSLVFMDEHTLYAARDPQGVRPLVLGRLERGWVVASETAALDIVGASVVREVEPGELIAVDEHGLRSERFANPKPKGCLFEYVYLARPDTAIAGRGVHAARVEIGRTLAKEHPVEADLVIPVPESGTPAAVGYAEQSGIPYGLGLVKNSYVGRTFIQPSQSIRQLGIRLKLNPLRDVIRGKRLVVVDDSIVRGNTQRALVRMLREAGAVEIHIRISSPPVKWPCFYGIDFASRAELIANGLDNDGIRASIGADSLGYVSLAGLVAASEQPVNRLCMACFDGQYPIPLPEDDNMIGKHLLEGIGSRVQPHGRALPSLSVSPGGADALRRP from the coding sequence CTGACCAACGACCTCGACCCCCAGGACAGGGGCCCCCAGGACGCTTGCGGCGTCTTCGGGGTGTGGGCTCCCGGCGAGGAGGTGTCCAAGCTCACCTACTTCGCCCTGTACGCGCTCCAGCACCGCGGCCAGGAGGCCGCCGGCATGGCGGTCAGCGACGGCTCCAGCGTCGTCGTCTACAAGGAGCTCGGCCTGGTCAGCCAGGTCTTCGACGAGACCACCCTGACCAGCCTGCGCGGCCACCTCGCCATCGGCCACAACCGTTACTCGACGACCGGCGGTCCGACCTGGGAAAACTCGCAGCCGACGCTGCGTTCCACCTCGACCGGCACGACGGTCGCGCTGGCCCACAACGGCAACCTGGTCAACACCGCCGAGCTGGCGACCGAGGCGGAGAAGCAGACCGGTGTGCAGATGAGCGGTCCAGACGCGACCAGCGACACCGCGATCCTGGCGACCCTGCTGTCCGCGCATCCCGACCTGTCCGTCGAGGCCGCCGCGCTCAAGGTGCTGCCGACCGTACGCGGCGCGTTCAGCCTGGTCTTCATGGACGAGCACACGCTCTACGCGGCGCGTGACCCGCAGGGCGTACGCCCGCTGGTGCTCGGCCGGCTGGAGCGCGGCTGGGTCGTCGCGAGCGAGACCGCCGCGCTGGACATCGTCGGCGCGAGCGTCGTTCGCGAGGTCGAGCCCGGCGAGCTGATCGCGGTCGACGAGCACGGGCTGCGCTCGGAGCGGTTCGCCAACCCGAAGCCGAAAGGCTGCCTGTTCGAATACGTCTATCTCGCCCGGCCGGACACCGCGATCGCCGGTCGCGGTGTGCACGCGGCCCGCGTCGAAATCGGCCGTACGCTTGCCAAAGAGCACCCGGTCGAGGCCGACCTGGTCATCCCGGTGCCGGAGTCCGGCACGCCGGCCGCGGTCGGTTACGCCGAGCAGTCCGGCATTCCGTACGGCCTCGGCCTGGTGAAAAACTCCTACGTCGGCCGCACGTTCATCCAGCCGTCGCAGTCGATCCGCCAGCTCGGCATCCGGCTCAAGCTCAACCCGCTGCGCGATGTCATCCGCGGCAAGCGCCTGGTGGTCGTCGACGACTCGATAGTCCGCGGCAACACGCAGCGTGCGCTCGTACGCATGCTGCGCGAGGCCGGCGCGGTCGAGATCCACATCCGGATCTCCTCGCCGCCGGTGAAATGGCCGTGTTTCTACGGCATCGACTTCGCCAGCCGCGCCGAGCTGATCGCCAACGGTCTGGACAACGACGGCATCCGCGCGTCGATCGGCGCCGACTCGCTCGGCTATGTGTCGCTGGCCGGTCTGGTCGCGGCCAGCGAGCAGCCGGTCAACCGCCTCTGCATGGCGTGTTTCGACGGCCAATATCCGATCCCGCTGCCGGAGGACGACAACATGATCGGCAAGCACCTGCTGGAAGGCATCGGCAGCCGCGTACAGCCGCATGGCCGTGCGCTGCCGTCGCTGTCGGTCTCTCCCGGTGGCGCCGACGCGCTCCGCCGTCCGTGA
- the purM gene encoding phosphoribosylformylglycinamidine cyclo-ligase encodes MTASEDGATYAASGVDIDAGERAVELMKSAVKTTHRPEVVGDLGGFAGLFAFDTSKYRKPLLASSTDGVGTKLAIAQKTGIHDTVGIDLVAMVTDDLVACGAEPLFLQDYIACGKVVPERIAAIVAGIAEGCRQAGCSLVGGETAEHGGVMPPDEYDLAATAVGVVEADGVLTPDSVKAGDVVIAMGSSGLHSNGFSMVRHVLLAMGQLPLDKPVDDYDDDRALGEILLTPTRIYTRDCLELIAETDVRVLAHVTGGGFAGNLVRVLPSNVDAVIDRSSWQVPPIFQLIAARGRVEREEMERTFNMGVGMVAVVSAAEADRALALLTARHVPSWICGQIVAGTGEARLVSAYA; translated from the coding sequence GTGACCGCTTCGGAAGACGGCGCCACGTACGCGGCGTCCGGTGTCGACATCGACGCCGGCGAGCGTGCCGTCGAGCTGATGAAGTCGGCCGTCAAGACCACCCACCGGCCGGAAGTGGTCGGTGATCTCGGCGGTTTCGCCGGCCTTTTCGCCTTTGACACGAGCAAATATCGCAAGCCGTTGCTGGCCTCCTCGACCGACGGCGTCGGCACCAAGCTGGCGATCGCGCAGAAGACCGGGATCCACGACACGGTCGGCATCGACCTCGTCGCGATGGTGACCGACGATTTGGTCGCGTGTGGCGCCGAGCCGCTGTTTCTGCAGGACTACATCGCCTGCGGCAAGGTCGTGCCGGAGCGGATCGCCGCGATCGTCGCCGGCATCGCCGAGGGCTGCCGGCAGGCCGGATGTTCGTTGGTCGGCGGGGAAACCGCCGAGCACGGTGGCGTGATGCCGCCGGACGAATACGACCTCGCCGCGACCGCCGTCGGTGTCGTTGAGGCCGACGGCGTGCTGACGCCCGATTCGGTGAAGGCCGGCGATGTCGTCATCGCAATGGGTTCCTCAGGCCTGCATTCCAACGGTTTTTCGATGGTGCGCCACGTGTTGCTGGCGATGGGTCAGCTGCCGCTGGACAAACCGGTCGACGATTACGACGACGACCGCGCGCTCGGTGAGATTTTGCTGACGCCGACCCGCATTTACACGCGCGACTGCCTCGAGCTGATCGCCGAGACGGACGTACGCGTGCTGGCTCACGTGACCGGCGGCGGTTTCGCCGGCAATCTCGTACGCGTGCTTCCGTCCAATGTGGACGCCGTCATCGACCGGTCGAGCTGGCAGGTGCCGCCGATCTTCCAGCTGATCGCGGCACGCGGCCGGGTCGAGCGGGAGGAGATGGAGCGTACGTTCAACATGGGGGTCGGCATGGTCGCGGTGGTCAGCGCCGCCGAGGCCGATCGCGCGCTGGCGTTGCTCACCGCGCGCCACGTGCCGTCGTGGATCTGCGGCCAGATCGTCGCCGGCACCGGCGAGGCTCGGCTGGTCAGCGCGTACGCCTAG
- a CDS encoding RNA polymerase sigma factor — protein sequence MRTLKPDRVARFRALFADAYGDVLRFAQRRVHPSHAEDVAADAFLVAWRRLDDAPTRFDDLRAWLFGIARHCLLNARRGHGRQDALAVRVAESSTPPPTADADFLALRVDLAAAWRQLSDAEQEVLSLTVFEDLTSSQAARVLGVSSASYRLRLMRARRALRHHLALANAPFPQMETQS from the coding sequence ATGAGGACACTGAAACCAGACAGGGTGGCGCGCTTTCGAGCGCTCTTCGCTGACGCGTACGGGGACGTGCTGCGGTTCGCGCAGCGGCGCGTACACCCCTCACATGCCGAGGATGTCGCGGCGGACGCCTTTCTTGTGGCGTGGCGGCGGCTCGACGACGCGCCGACCAGGTTTGACGACCTGCGCGCCTGGCTGTTCGGGATCGCGCGTCACTGCTTGCTCAACGCGCGCCGCGGACATGGCCGCCAGGACGCGCTCGCGGTGCGGGTCGCCGAGTCTTCGACGCCGCCGCCCACGGCCGATGCCGACTTTCTCGCGCTGCGCGTCGATCTGGCCGCCGCCTGGCGGCAGCTGAGCGACGCCGAGCAGGAGGTCCTGTCGCTGACCGTGTTCGAGGACCTGACCTCGTCGCAGGCGGCCAGGGTCCTCGGTGTCAGCTCCGCCTCGTATCGCCTGCGCCTGATGCGCGCTCGCCGCGCGCTGCGCCACCACCTTGCGCTTGCCAACGCTCCGTTTCCGCAGATGGAGACCCAGTCATGA
- a CDS encoding CGNR zinc finger domain-containing protein, translated as MTSRARIMRSSPDGHAYSFDAGTFSLELLLTGGPGMYARWESLHQPDDLVRWLGDSMLGVASSELAIGDDEFARIKEFRNALLAVVLRTLENKPADPADVATINAAAGEPPVPRLDPVTLKPHWSTPVTGRQVLAAAAADAMAALASGRIKQCSGDNCYLLYLDTSRPGNRRWCSMEHCGNRNKVRAHRARARD; from the coding sequence GTGACGAGCAGAGCAAGGATCATGCGCAGCAGCCCGGACGGTCACGCGTACTCCTTCGACGCCGGCACGTTCAGCCTGGAGCTGCTGCTGACCGGCGGACCGGGGATGTATGCGCGCTGGGAGTCGCTGCACCAGCCCGACGACCTGGTGCGCTGGCTCGGCGACTCGATGCTCGGCGTCGCGTCATCTGAGCTGGCGATCGGCGACGACGAATTCGCGCGGATCAAGGAGTTTCGCAACGCACTGCTCGCGGTTGTCCTGCGTACGCTCGAAAACAAGCCAGCCGACCCGGCCGATGTCGCGACCATCAATGCCGCCGCCGGCGAGCCGCCGGTGCCGCGGCTCGACCCTGTGACGCTGAAACCGCACTGGTCGACGCCGGTCACCGGCCGTCAGGTGCTGGCGGCCGCGGCGGCCGACGCGATGGCGGCGCTGGCCAGCGGACGGATCAAGCAGTGCTCCGGCGACAACTGCTATCTGCTCTATCTGGACACCTCACGGCCCGGCAACCGGCGCTGGTGCAGCATGGAACATTGCGGCAACCGCAACAAAGTACGCGCGCACCGCGCCCGCGCGCGCGATTGA
- a CDS encoding nuclear transport factor 2 family protein has product MKPAKQVTDEIVAIETEMWRANRDGDGAFYQRLIRDDGIVVSRYGVATKAQIVPVVSKNDNPYVKTDLDEWRVLQPTPDTAVVTYRSAVTTGAGVEFKVLATSVYAREADGWRSVFHQQTPLD; this is encoded by the coding sequence ATGAAACCAGCTAAACAGGTTACGGATGAGATCGTCGCGATTGAGACCGAGATGTGGCGGGCCAACCGGGACGGCGATGGCGCCTTCTATCAGCGGCTCATCCGCGACGACGGCATCGTCGTCAGTCGCTATGGCGTGGCGACCAAGGCGCAGATCGTGCCGGTTGTCAGCAAAAACGACAACCCGTACGTGAAGACCGACCTCGACGAGTGGCGCGTGCTGCAGCCGACGCCGGACACGGCGGTCGTCACGTACCGGTCAGCGGTCACCACCGGCGCCGGCGTCGAGTTCAAGGTGCTGGCGACGAGTGTGTACGCACGCGAAGCCGACGGCTGGCGCAGCGTCTTTCACCAGCAGACGCCGCTCGACTAG
- a CDS encoding heme oxygenase (biliverdin-producing), with protein MAETERFSNVLRGATRLVHERAEGAAFIGKLMSGELALAGFAELAVQHFSIYTALEEVSDAMRTDPVAGPFVIDGLRRVPALTKDLDFLLGSGWQSRVAPNAATGRYCERLHNVAGSWPGGFVAHHYTRYLGDISGGQVIRSKLRTFHGTRGLAPCSMSSTGSAAPPSFAGTTGRCWTAPAGTRRTRAGRRRDQARVRAQRGRLRGAGRGDAEAPRGLGPSVR; from the coding sequence GTGGCTGAGACGGAACGCTTCTCCAACGTCCTGCGCGGCGCCACGCGGCTGGTCCATGAGCGCGCCGAAGGCGCCGCGTTCATCGGCAAGCTGATGTCCGGCGAGCTGGCGTTGGCCGGGTTCGCCGAGCTGGCCGTCCAGCACTTCTCCATCTACACGGCCCTGGAAGAGGTCTCCGACGCGATGCGTACGGACCCGGTCGCCGGCCCGTTCGTGATCGACGGGCTCCGGCGCGTACCAGCGCTGACCAAGGACCTCGACTTTCTCCTCGGCTCCGGCTGGCAGAGCCGCGTCGCGCCAAACGCCGCGACCGGCCGCTATTGCGAGCGGTTGCACAATGTCGCCGGCAGCTGGCCTGGCGGCTTCGTCGCGCACCATTACACGCGCTATCTCGGTGACATCTCCGGCGGTCAGGTGATCCGGTCGAAGCTGCGTACGTTCCACGGCACGAGGGGCCTGGCGCCATGTTCTATGTCTTCGACCGGATCGGCAGCCCCGCCGAGTTTCGCCGGCACTACCGGTCGCTGCTGGACGGCGCCGGCTGGGACGCGCCGAACGCGCGCAGGTCGTCGCCGAGACCAAGCGCGCGTTCGAGCTCAACGAGGCCGTCTTCGCGGAGCTGGCCGAGGGGATGCAGAAGCACCTCGCGGCCTAGGGCCCAGTGTCCGCTAG
- a CDS encoding DUF397 domain-containing protein: MAIAARDTGWFKSSRSSGGSDNCIEVRLTSDEVGVRDSKARTAGTLHLTSTAWSTFTSALKTGAGLART, from the coding sequence ATGGCTATCGCCGCTCGCGACACTGGCTGGTTCAAAAGCAGTCGGAGCAGCGGCGGAAGTGACAACTGCATCGAGGTGCGGTTGACCAGCGACGAGGTCGGCGTACGCGACTCCAAAGCACGTACGGCCGGCACGCTTCACCTCACCTCCACCGCGTGGTCCACCTTCACCTCGGCCCTCAAGACCGGCGCTGGCCTGGCCAGGACGTAG